A window from Rhizosphaericola mali encodes these proteins:
- a CDS encoding glycosyltransferase family 4 protein, with translation MTYKGAKRKFFWETIAMSPFVLLGKIVGSIYKLDKKYDLFFFVPNGDIGGAPRVNVDILECLKDKNKLVIFSKIPKNNQFLERFASVENTRIIDLSKYIDHKIIHFVNFFFRGVISTWINKSEDPMIFGGECLFFYKMLAHVKSSTRRIELCHLNTWLPYSIGWVDKIDHRVVSTKELQEKIETQYQENNLPKKYFEKVIFWDNAIDIPAYKESENEILEVVFVGRGAPQKRVYLIAEIAKKMYDAGDKVHFSFVGDVENVFDIKEYFFCTFYGNISDQNKMDQIYDQSDVLILTSAYEGLPLVVMTMMARNKVVLSTAVNGIPDYIHHKENGLLIFSKDEKEIVEEGMKNIRLLIDQPALKKSLGKRNQEIAKEKFGRDVFCQHYRNLILNSKN, from the coding sequence ATGACTTATAAAGGAGCAAAAAGAAAATTCTTTTGGGAAACTATTGCAATGTCACCCTTTGTGCTTTTGGGAAAAATTGTAGGAAGTATCTATAAATTAGATAAAAAATACGATTTATTTTTCTTCGTTCCTAATGGAGATATAGGTGGTGCTCCCAGAGTGAATGTAGATATTTTAGAATGCTTAAAGGATAAAAATAAATTGGTGATTTTCTCTAAGATTCCCAAGAATAATCAATTTTTAGAACGCTTTGCATCCGTTGAAAATACCAGAATTATTGATTTAAGTAAATATATCGATCATAAGATTATTCATTTTGTCAATTTCTTTTTCCGTGGAGTGATTTCAACATGGATTAATAAATCCGAAGATCCAATGATTTTTGGTGGAGAATGTTTATTTTTTTACAAAATGTTGGCACATGTCAAATCTTCCACAAGGAGAATCGAACTTTGTCATCTGAATACTTGGTTGCCATATAGTATCGGCTGGGTGGATAAGATCGATCATCGAGTAGTAAGTACAAAAGAGCTACAAGAAAAAATCGAAACGCAATATCAAGAGAATAATTTACCAAAAAAATACTTTGAAAAAGTAATATTTTGGGATAATGCGATAGATATTCCAGCCTATAAAGAAAGTGAAAATGAAATACTTGAAGTGGTATTTGTAGGACGTGGAGCGCCTCAAAAGCGTGTTTATCTAATAGCAGAAATTGCTAAGAAAATGTATGATGCTGGAGATAAAGTACATTTTTCGTTTGTGGGCGATGTTGAAAATGTATTTGATATTAAAGAATATTTCTTTTGCACATTTTATGGAAATATTTCTGATCAAAATAAGATGGATCAGATTTATGATCAATCTGATGTACTTATTTTAACTTCTGCATACGAAGGATTGCCTTTAGTTGTCATGACGATGATGGCTAGAAATAAAGTTGTACTCTCAACTGCCGTTAATGGGATTCCAGATTATATTCACCATAAAGAAAATGGATTATTGATTTTTTCCAAAGATGAAAAGGAGATCGTTGAGGAAGGAATGAAAAATATTAGATTATTAATTGATCAACCGGCATTAAAAAAATCCTTAGGAAAAAGAAATCAAGAGATTGCCAAGGAAAAATTTGGTCGCGATGTTTTTTGTCAACATTATAGAAATTTAATTTTAAATAGTAAAAATTAA
- the sucC gene encoding ADP-forming succinate--CoA ligase subunit beta, with protein MNLHEYQAKALLEKYSVPTQKGINVSTSIDAEDAYERIKQEFSSNFAVLKAQIHAGGRGKGTIIGKDQRGVAVAKNKNEVKNIADNILGGTLVTIQTGPEGKLVNSVFVAQDVYYPGPNPVKEFYISVLFDREKGKNVIIYSTEGGMNIEDVAHDTPEKLFKEWVMPFGTLEPFQARRIAFNLGLSGDAYKNAVKFVTNLYNAYLGMDAALIEINPMFKTSDDKIIAVDAKVNIDDNALYRHPELQILRDIREEDPTEVEAGKYNLNFVKLDGNVGCMVNGAGLAMATMDMIKLSGGEPANFLDVGGTANAQTVEAGFHIILKDPNVKAILINIFGGIVRCDRVAEGVIEAFKKIGNINIPIIVRLQGTNAEEAKIMIDNSGLKVISAIKLSEAAEQIKNALSPVFAL; from the coding sequence ATGAATTTACATGAATACCAAGCGAAAGCTTTATTGGAAAAATACTCCGTGCCTACACAAAAAGGAATAAATGTATCGACTTCCATTGATGCGGAAGATGCATACGAAAGAATTAAACAAGAATTTTCAAGTAATTTTGCTGTATTAAAAGCGCAAATACATGCAGGAGGACGTGGTAAAGGAACCATTATAGGAAAGGATCAACGTGGTGTTGCCGTTGCAAAAAATAAAAATGAAGTAAAAAATATTGCAGATAATATTCTAGGTGGTACTTTAGTTACCATTCAAACGGGCCCTGAAGGAAAATTAGTTAATTCTGTGTTTGTAGCTCAGGACGTTTATTATCCTGGTCCTAATCCAGTGAAGGAATTTTACATTTCTGTTTTATTTGATAGAGAAAAAGGAAAAAATGTAATTATATATAGTACAGAAGGAGGGATGAATATTGAAGATGTAGCTCATGATACTCCAGAAAAATTGTTTAAAGAGTGGGTTATGCCATTCGGAACTTTAGAGCCTTTTCAAGCTAGAAGGATAGCATTCAATTTGGGATTATCAGGCGATGCATACAAAAATGCCGTAAAATTTGTAACGAATTTATATAATGCCTATTTAGGTATGGATGCGGCATTAATCGAGATTAATCCTATGTTCAAAACAAGTGATGATAAAATTATCGCTGTTGATGCCAAAGTGAATATTGATGATAATGCCTTATATCGTCATCCAGAATTACAAATTTTGAGAGATATTCGAGAGGAAGATCCTACGGAAGTCGAAGCTGGAAAATACAATTTGAATTTTGTAAAATTGGATGGAAACGTAGGTTGTATGGTCAATGGTGCAGGTTTGGCTATGGCGACAATGGATATGATCAAATTAAGCGGTGGCGAACCAGCAAATTTTTTGGATGTGGGTGGAACTGCCAATGCACAAACTGTGGAAGCTGGTTTTCACATTATTCTAAAAGATCCAAATGTGAAAGCAATTTTGATTAATATATTCGGTGGTATTGTTAGATGTGATAGAGTGGCAGAGGGAGTGATCGAAGCATTTAAAAAAATTGGAAACATAAATATCCCGATTATTGTAAGGTTACAAGGAACTAATGCGGAAGAAGCAAAAATAATGATTGATAACAGTGGACTAAAAGTTATCTCTGCAATCAAATTAAGTGAAGCTGCTGAACAAATAAAAAATGCTTTATCTCCAGTATTTGCTTTATAG
- a CDS encoding glycosyltransferase family 2 protein: MQKLLDSIVLQTWKDFEVIISDDSPNLDVANLVDRYRDKLKSIHYCHNRPAKGMPANWNFAIKMCRGEWLKIMHDDDWFTESDSLEKFANAAKLSNAKFIFSAYQNIQLNTGALDSSKRLSALWKKQLEQEPLILMSSNVIGPPSVTMVHRSLSDVYDERLRWRVDLDYYIRILRQTRFVYLDEILVNIGMSDIQITQEVKYQKQVELPEAMIILEKYGLASFRNIIVFDSWWRLLRNLGVRGFKDTSSYVDSDKWPEIIRRMINAQSKIPVSILKNGLFSKLWMTWNYNQLVKRKKLERNWK, encoded by the coding sequence TTGCAAAAGTTATTGGATTCCATTGTGTTACAAACATGGAAGGATTTTGAGGTTATTATTTCTGATGATAGTCCCAATCTGGATGTTGCTAATTTAGTAGATAGATATAGGGATAAATTAAAATCTATTCATTATTGCCATAATCGTCCTGCTAAAGGAATGCCAGCAAACTGGAATTTTGCAATAAAAATGTGTAGAGGAGAGTGGTTAAAAATTATGCATGACGATGATTGGTTCACAGAAAGTGACAGTTTGGAAAAATTTGCTAATGCCGCTAAACTATCCAATGCTAAATTCATTTTTTCCGCTTATCAAAATATTCAATTAAATACTGGTGCTTTAGATAGTTCAAAACGACTTTCTGCTCTATGGAAAAAGCAATTAGAACAAGAACCCTTGATATTGATGAGTTCGAATGTAATTGGTCCTCCGAGTGTGACGATGGTTCATAGAAGTCTGTCGGATGTATATGATGAACGCTTGCGTTGGCGCGTAGATTTAGATTATTATATTCGAATTTTACGACAAACTCGATTTGTCTATTTAGATGAAATTTTGGTAAATATTGGGATGAGTGACATTCAAATAACGCAAGAAGTAAAATATCAAAAGCAAGTGGAATTGCCCGAGGCCATGATTATTTTGGAAAAGTATGGTTTGGCGTCTTTTCGAAATATCATTGTATTTGATAGTTGGTGGAGATTGCTACGCAATTTAGGAGTTAGAGGTTTTAAGGATACTTCATCCTATGTTGATTCCGATAAATGGCCGGAGATTATTCGAAGGATGATAAATGCGCAAAGTAAAATCCCCGTATCAATTTTGAAAAATGGTCTTTTTTCTAAATTATGGATGACTTGGAATTACAATCAACTTGTAAAGAGAAAAAAGCTCGAAAGGAATTGGAAATAA
- a CDS encoding NAD-dependent epimerase/dehydratase family protein, with translation MVIGNGLVAKAFEIYKNNNDFVVFASGVSNSSERNPEPFEREKKLLLEIIHNYPDKHLIYFSTCSIYDEEMKTTPYVLHKLALEKLIQDHSSKWNIFRISNLIGKTENQNTILNYLYLRIKNYQHFTVWKGAERNIIDIVDAFAIIQTILVDSKKENRILDIANLHNYKIEIIVDAIEVLVNKNGNYNYVDKPSQPNIPMLNMENYIPFLNTIFTNNYLQNVLKKYYRS, from the coding sequence ATGGTTATTGGTAATGGATTGGTAGCGAAAGCTTTTGAAATATATAAAAATAATAATGATTTTGTCGTATTTGCATCTGGTGTTTCCAATTCTTCAGAAAGAAATCCCGAACCATTTGAAAGAGAGAAAAAATTACTATTAGAAATTATTCATAATTATCCTGATAAGCATTTAATCTATTTCAGTACATGCAGTATTTACGACGAGGAGATGAAAACAACTCCTTATGTTTTGCATAAATTGGCTTTGGAAAAACTAATTCAAGATCACAGTAGTAAATGGAATATTTTCCGGATTTCCAATCTTATCGGCAAAACGGAGAATCAAAATACGATACTTAATTATCTTTATTTACGTATTAAAAATTATCAACACTTTACAGTTTGGAAAGGCGCGGAGCGCAATATTATTGATATTGTAGACGCTTTCGCTATTATTCAAACTATACTTGTAGATTCCAAAAAGGAAAATCGAATTTTAGATATTGCCAATTTGCATAACTATAAAATAGAAATTATAGTTGACGCTATCGAGGTTTTGGTGAATAAAAATGGAAACTATAACTATGTAGATAAACCAAGTCAGCCCAATATTCCCATGCTGAATATGGAAAATTATATTCCATTTTTAAATACTATTTTTACAAATAATTATTTGCAAAACGTATTAAAAAAATACTATCGATCGTAA
- a CDS encoding OmpA/MotB family protein has product MKGSNLYSIAIISAGLISLTSCVSKKKLLDSQIAYRYLQNDSARLANKVAEQGNEIDQLNQKISDLNAQIEKLNKENDNLAHDANSNQKQLDENRRNLQSQIAKTQQLQALLDAQKEKANALRQKMVDALNGFSSKELTISQKNGKVYVSLQENLLFPSNSATVNEKGKLALAKLADVLNQNQDISVDIEGHTDSIPIRGGKFQDNWALSTARATSIVRILVNDYKVKPESVVASGHSSYDPVDTNTTPEGRAKNRRTEIILSPKLDELYKLIEGN; this is encoded by the coding sequence ATGAAAGGTAGTAATCTGTATTCGATAGCAATCATTAGTGCTGGTTTGATTTCTTTGACAAGTTGTGTGTCAAAAAAGAAATTGTTGGATAGCCAGATTGCATATAGATATTTACAAAATGATAGTGCTCGATTGGCCAACAAAGTGGCAGAACAAGGCAATGAAATTGATCAATTGAATCAAAAAATCAGTGATCTAAATGCGCAAATTGAAAAATTGAATAAAGAAAATGATAATCTTGCGCATGATGCTAATTCAAATCAAAAACAATTAGATGAAAATCGTAGGAACTTACAAAGTCAAATTGCTAAGACACAGCAATTACAAGCTTTACTAGATGCTCAAAAAGAAAAAGCAAATGCTTTAAGGCAAAAAATGGTAGATGCTTTGAATGGTTTTAGTTCTAAAGAATTGACTATTTCTCAAAAGAATGGAAAAGTATATGTCAGTTTGCAAGAAAATCTATTATTTCCTTCCAATAGTGCCACTGTAAATGAGAAAGGTAAATTAGCGTTAGCAAAGTTAGCAGACGTATTAAATCAAAATCAAGATATCTCTGTTGATATTGAGGGGCATACAGATTCTATTCCTATTCGTGGTGGTAAATTCCAAGATAACTGGGCTTTAAGTACCGCAAGAGCAACTTCAATTGTTCGTATTTTGGTCAATGATTATAAAGTAAAACCCGAAAGTGTAGTGGCGTCTGGTCATAGTTCTTACGATCCTGTAGATACTAATACAACTCCAGAAGGAAGAGCGAAAAATAGAAGAACAGAAATTATATTATCTCCAAAATTGGATGAGTTATATAAATTAATCGAAGGTAATTAA
- a CDS encoding glycosyltransferase, translated as MKEKLAASVILYNPPSSTWKNIETYLPFVEKLYVLDNSLQSNEQELIAAISDKNKIEYISKNENLGISVQLNIACKKAIADGYEWLLTMDQDSYFDLEKMEEYINCIISFPHYEETAIFGFVQTKEPQAIGCAFDYTLNLITSGSIVNLTAYKETHGFDEQLFIDAVDQDFCYQCVQLGYKLVKFKNIVFHHSLGEVKNFRSFKSGKMTTRSLHSPIRLYYMIRNFKYMQKKYPEQEFAQDILATKKDIYIRIKNNLLYGNQRLQVLKSIQKAFADFRNNKMGKA; from the coding sequence ATGAAGGAAAAATTAGCCGCGTCCGTTATCTTGTACAATCCTCCATCATCGACTTGGAAAAATATCGAAACATATCTTCCATTTGTAGAGAAATTGTACGTTTTAGACAATTCGCTACAAAGCAATGAACAAGAATTGATTGCTGCTATTTCAGATAAAAATAAAATAGAATATATCTCCAAAAATGAAAATCTTGGAATTTCCGTTCAATTAAATATTGCTTGCAAGAAAGCGATTGCCGATGGTTATGAGTGGTTATTGACGATGGATCAGGATTCTTATTTTGATCTAGAGAAAATGGAAGAATATATAAACTGTATTATATCATTTCCTCATTATGAGGAAACAGCTATTTTCGGATTTGTCCAAACAAAAGAGCCGCAAGCGATTGGTTGTGCTTTTGATTATACTTTAAATCTAATCACATCTGGAAGTATTGTAAATCTGACAGCTTATAAAGAAACGCATGGCTTTGACGAGCAATTATTTATTGATGCCGTTGATCAGGATTTTTGCTATCAGTGTGTGCAATTGGGTTATAAATTAGTCAAATTTAAAAATATCGTTTTTCACCATTCGCTTGGAGAAGTAAAAAACTTTAGATCTTTTAAATCTGGAAAAATGACAACGCGCAGTTTACACAGTCCCATTCGTCTTTACTACATGATTAGAAATTTCAAATACATGCAAAAAAAATATCCCGAACAAGAATTTGCACAGGATATTTTAGCCACGAAAAAAGATATTTATATTCGAATTAAAAATAATTTACTATATGGAAATCAGCGTTTGCAGGTTTTGAAGAGCATTCAAAAAGCATTTGCAGACTTCCGAAATAATAAAATGGGTAAGGCTTAA
- a CDS encoding NUDIX hydrolase: MKILPTVALISVKEGKLLLAFSKNKNAWYLPGGKLDEGETPEDGLIREIKEELNFDLDKSQLRYFGHISAWAYGEAKDIRMEQECFEYDLSMEIQPSHEILDAKYFSKEEYLLQSAQVEGVLIAFEMLNEK; this comes from the coding sequence ATGAAAATATTACCAACCGTTGCATTAATCAGTGTAAAAGAAGGAAAATTACTTTTGGCATTTAGTAAAAATAAAAATGCGTGGTATCTGCCTGGTGGTAAATTGGACGAAGGCGAAACTCCAGAAGATGGCTTGATACGTGAAATTAAAGAAGAGCTTAATTTTGATTTGGATAAAAGTCAATTAAGATATTTCGGGCATATTTCAGCTTGGGCTTATGGAGAAGCAAAAGATATCAGAATGGAACAAGAATGTTTCGAATATGACTTATCAATGGAAATACAACCTTCCCATGAAATTTTGGATGCTAAATATTTTTCCAAAGAAGAGTATTTATTACAGTCAGCACAAGTTGAAGGTGTGTTAATAGCTTTTGAAATGTTAAATGAAAAATAA